The Salinibacterium sp. M195 genome includes a window with the following:
- a CDS encoding DEAD/DEAH box helicase — MELKKYQKRVISDLTSYLTFLTQTNSLSESYREYWASKQVPIGGDGITQYQNIIDAVPHVCYKVPTGGGKTLLACASVKPIMQALPARKRQAVVWLVPSDAILTQTLDALKDPNHMYRQQLNLDFGSRVEIYSKKELLAGQNFNPATVAEQLSVMVLSYDSFRSANKEGRKAFQANGALEPFRTALGPVDVSIENADETALFQVINQLEPVVIVDESHHARSDLSKEMLRNFNPSFVLDLTATPKKDSNIISYVDALALKAEHMVKLPVVVYNKASQTEVIADAIDVRQVLEQAAIAGQAAGGEYIRPIVLFQAQPRASEDATSFEKLRAKLVEAGVSADQIAIKTADINELKNVDLLSPECQIRFIITVNALKEGWDCPFAYVLASLANKTSQVDVEQILGRVLRQPHTKRHANGLLNTSYVLTSSNDFQATIDNVVSGLNAAGFTERDYRVANQLPMEDLQQPEPPAPPTPSLPIEDTSNEAENEDFLEFDATTVAKRTSPDEQTEVPASIEEMVKAAEQISDDYERKAEDALASEAENDLPADLEGKVPYYAMNPAYLEQALALRLPRFYSEAFDLLSTIEGESVAAVSPASLTEGFTLKSQDSNVDVTHAAEQIVTVDVRKDNGDRPKAFNMTSRQQQELRKHFDSLPMESRVREAAGMIVALLDKKYDTITNQDLKDYVLRVVENLDGAQLKALESSPRAVANRISDKIDAFLTAYRLGEFDRGLDDESIAVRATYQLPEKITLSEANTSVGGSLYEAEGKMNGEERDLIMKIAALKNVAWWHRVAERAPGAFKINGPMNHYPDFIVCTNDSKIVLVEYKGADRKNDDSRSKIELGDRWAKAAGPKYRYYMVFQDGVDPLPGSFTSSDFLSRLERL, encoded by the coding sequence TTGGAACTCAAGAAGTATCAAAAACGCGTGATCAGTGACCTCACGTCTTATCTGACTTTTCTCACCCAAACAAACTCGCTTTCTGAGTCGTACCGGGAGTATTGGGCATCCAAACAGGTACCAATTGGCGGCGATGGAATCACGCAATATCAAAACATCATCGACGCAGTGCCACACGTTTGCTACAAGGTACCCACAGGTGGTGGTAAAACGTTATTGGCTTGCGCCTCGGTCAAGCCCATCATGCAAGCCCTGCCCGCTCGCAAGCGCCAGGCTGTGGTGTGGCTAGTACCTTCCGATGCGATTCTGACACAGACCCTCGACGCCCTCAAAGACCCAAATCACATGTATCGGCAACAACTGAATCTTGATTTTGGTTCGCGAGTTGAGATTTACTCAAAAAAGGAACTGCTCGCCGGGCAGAACTTCAACCCAGCCACTGTTGCTGAGCAACTCTCGGTGATGGTGCTGTCCTATGATTCGTTCCGTAGCGCAAACAAGGAGGGTCGTAAGGCTTTCCAGGCTAACGGCGCGTTGGAGCCATTTCGAACTGCGCTCGGGCCAGTCGATGTGAGCATCGAAAACGCGGATGAAACCGCGTTGTTCCAGGTGATCAACCAGCTCGAACCAGTTGTCATCGTGGATGAATCCCACCATGCACGAAGCGACCTCTCAAAGGAGATGCTGCGCAACTTCAACCCGTCATTCGTGTTGGATTTAACCGCCACTCCTAAGAAAGATTCCAACATCATTTCCTATGTGGATGCTTTAGCGCTCAAGGCCGAGCACATGGTGAAGCTACCTGTCGTGGTGTACAACAAGGCTTCTCAAACAGAAGTCATCGCCGATGCCATAGACGTTCGCCAAGTGTTGGAACAGGCCGCAATCGCCGGGCAGGCGGCAGGTGGCGAGTACATTCGCCCCATCGTCTTGTTTCAGGCTCAGCCCCGAGCTTCTGAGGACGCTACTTCTTTTGAGAAGCTCCGCGCGAAGCTCGTCGAAGCGGGGGTTTCCGCGGATCAGATTGCTATCAAGACTGCGGATATCAACGAGTTGAAGAATGTCGACCTCCTCAGCCCTGAGTGTCAGATCCGCTTCATCATCACCGTCAACGCTCTCAAGGAAGGCTGGGATTGCCCGTTTGCCTACGTGCTCGCCTCGCTGGCAAACAAAACCAGCCAGGTAGACGTAGAGCAGATTCTTGGGCGTGTTCTACGACAGCCGCACACTAAACGTCACGCTAATGGCCTGCTCAATACATCTTATGTTTTGACTTCGTCCAACGACTTCCAGGCAACTATCGACAACGTCGTGTCTGGGCTGAACGCGGCAGGCTTCACCGAACGTGACTACCGGGTAGCCAACCAGCTCCCCATGGAAGACCTACAACAACCTGAGCCGCCTGCTCCGCCCACGCCATCGCTGCCGATCGAGGACACCAGCAATGAGGCCGAAAACGAGGATTTCTTGGAGTTCGATGCGACCACCGTCGCTAAACGGACTTCACCAGATGAGCAAACCGAGGTGCCTGCCTCGATCGAAGAAATGGTAAAAGCTGCCGAGCAGATCAGTGATGACTATGAACGCAAGGCAGAAGACGCACTCGCCAGTGAGGCCGAGAACGATCTGCCAGCAGATTTGGAGGGCAAGGTGCCTTATTACGCGATGAATCCGGCGTACCTCGAACAGGCTTTAGCTTTGCGGTTGCCAAGATTCTATAGTGAAGCGTTCGACCTACTCTCAACGATTGAGGGCGAATCGGTTGCAGCGGTCTCACCGGCCAGCCTGACCGAGGGGTTTACGCTCAAGAGTCAAGACTCGAATGTGGACGTTACTCACGCTGCCGAGCAGATCGTCACCGTCGACGTGCGTAAAGACAACGGGGATAGGCCCAAAGCGTTCAACATGACCAGCCGCCAGCAACAAGAACTACGTAAGCACTTCGACTCACTACCGATGGAGAGCAGAGTACGCGAGGCTGCTGGCATGATCGTCGCGCTGCTAGACAAGAAGTACGACACGATCACCAACCAAGACTTGAAAGATTACGTCTTGCGTGTCGTCGAAAACCTCGACGGCGCACAGCTCAAAGCCCTAGAGAGCTCACCGAGGGCAGTGGCAAACCGTATCAGCGACAAGATTGACGCGTTCCTGACGGCATATCGCCTAGGCGAGTTCGATAGAGGCCTCGATGACGAATCGATCGCTGTGCGCGCTACTTACCAATTGCCAGAGAAAATCACCCTCAGCGAGGCCAACACCTCCGTCGGCGGCTCACTGTACGAAGCTGAGGGGAAGATGAACGGCGAGGAACGCGATCTCATCATGAAGATAGCAGCCCTCAAGAATGTGGCGTGGTGGCATCGTGTCGCTGAACGGGCACCCGGGGCCTTCAAAATAAACGGGCCGATGAACCACTACCCAGACTTTATCGTTTGCACCAACGACAGCAAGATCGTCTTGGTCGAGTATAAAGGCGCAGACCGCAAGAATGATGACTCTCGTAGCAAGATCGAGCTTGGGGACCGTTGGGCTAAAGCCGCAGGCCCCAAGTATCGCTACTACATGGTCTTTCAAGACGGTGTGGATCCGCTGCCAGGAAGCTTCACGTCTTCAGATTTCCTCAGCCGCCTAGAACGCCTATAG
- the der gene encoding ribosome biogenesis GTPase Der, with protein sequence MADHSPAEDDFPELNPALVERLSGMNEEEAAQRTSALRAGLSDYDLEDDDLEVLDSASDDPDAIYYLPALPVLAIVGRPNVGKSALVNRIIGRREAVVEDTPGVTRDRVNYKAEWNNRHFTIVDTGGWEPDAKGIDASVAAQAEIAIDLADAVLFVVDATVGPTSTDEHVVRMLRATNKPVILVANKVDDVHQESDAASLWSLGLGQPWPASAVHGRGVADLLDHVLTVLPKISNVAKEEVGGPRRVAILGRPNVGKSSLLNKTAGEERVVVNELAGTTRDPVDEQIELGGKFWRFVDTAGIRRRVALAQGADFYATLRTSAALEKAEVAVVIFDVSQPLSVQDLKIVDLVLESGRALVLAFNKWDLLDDERRDLLEREIDKDLSHVAWAPRVNISAKTGRHMEKLVPALELALESWDTRVPTGKFNALLAELTQEHPHPLRGGKQPRILFGTQASSRPPTFVLFTTGFLDPQYRRFITRRLREIFGFDGSPIQVNMRVREKRKRK encoded by the coding sequence ATGGCCGATCACTCGCCCGCCGAAGACGATTTTCCCGAGCTGAACCCGGCTCTCGTCGAACGACTCTCCGGTATGAACGAGGAGGAGGCCGCTCAGCGTACTTCTGCTTTGCGCGCTGGACTCAGCGACTACGACCTCGAAGACGATGACCTTGAGGTTCTCGACTCCGCTAGCGACGACCCTGACGCGATTTACTACCTTCCGGCGCTTCCCGTGCTGGCCATTGTTGGCCGCCCGAACGTCGGAAAGTCTGCCCTCGTCAACCGAATTATCGGTCGTCGTGAAGCCGTTGTCGAGGACACCCCCGGTGTGACTCGCGACCGCGTGAACTACAAAGCGGAGTGGAACAACCGTCACTTCACGATCGTCGACACCGGCGGCTGGGAACCCGACGCTAAGGGCATCGACGCTTCCGTCGCAGCTCAGGCTGAGATCGCAATCGACCTCGCCGACGCTGTTCTCTTCGTCGTGGATGCCACGGTTGGCCCCACCTCAACGGACGAGCACGTCGTACGCATGTTGCGTGCCACCAACAAGCCCGTGATCCTCGTTGCCAACAAGGTTGACGACGTTCACCAGGAATCGGATGCCGCTTCACTCTGGAGCCTTGGCCTCGGACAGCCGTGGCCCGCATCCGCCGTTCACGGTCGTGGGGTCGCTGACCTTCTCGATCACGTGCTCACGGTGCTGCCGAAGATTTCGAATGTCGCCAAAGAAGAAGTGGGCGGCCCGCGCCGTGTCGCTATTCTTGGTCGCCCGAACGTCGGCAAGTCCAGCCTGCTGAACAAGACTGCCGGTGAAGAGCGCGTTGTTGTCAACGAGCTTGCCGGAACCACTCGCGACCCGGTTGATGAGCAGATCGAGCTTGGCGGCAAGTTCTGGCGCTTCGTTGACACTGCCGGTATTCGCCGTCGTGTCGCTTTGGCCCAGGGCGCCGACTTCTACGCCACTCTGCGCACCAGCGCTGCACTCGAGAAGGCTGAAGTTGCCGTTGTCATCTTCGACGTCAGCCAGCCGCTCAGCGTGCAGGACCTCAAAATTGTTGACCTCGTGCTCGAATCGGGCCGTGCGCTCGTTCTGGCCTTCAACAAGTGGGACCTGCTCGACGACGAACGTCGCGATCTTCTCGAGCGCGAAATTGACAAGGACCTCAGCCACGTTGCTTGGGCGCCTCGCGTCAACATCTCGGCCAAGACCGGTCGTCACATGGAGAAGCTGGTTCCGGCCCTCGAGTTGGCACTGGAGTCGTGGGATACCCGCGTTCCCACCGGAAAGTTCAACGCGCTGCTTGCCGAACTTACGCAAGAGCACCCTCACCCGCTTCGTGGTGGCAAGCAGCCGCGCATCCTCTTTGGTACGCAGGCCTCAAGTCGCCCGCCAACGTTCGTGCTCTTCACGACCGGATTCTTGGACCCGCAGTACCGTCGATTCATTACGCGTCGACTGCGTGAGATCTTCGGCTTCGATGGCAGCCCCATCCAGGTCAACATGCGTGTTCGTGAGAAGCGCAAGCGCAAGTAG
- the cmk gene encoding (d)CMP kinase — MNKNPSFVVVAVDGPAGSGKSSVSKATARELGFDYLDTGAAYRGLALHCLDRGVDTRGPGDVIETLPRFEYSIGIDPDNYFVKVDSEIVTNDIREPRITSVVSNIARIPEVRAYLVDLFRSIIAGSEKPGIIVEGRDITTVVAPDAQARILLTASEEARMERRAAELSGESSATTAQQLSYRDAQDSKVVDFMNAAEGVITIDSTNLDFDQTVTAVASFVRSSM, encoded by the coding sequence GTGAACAAAAACCCGTCGTTTGTTGTCGTCGCCGTTGATGGCCCGGCCGGCAGCGGAAAGTCGAGCGTCTCCAAAGCCACAGCGCGTGAGCTGGGATTCGACTACCTCGACACCGGCGCTGCCTACCGCGGCCTTGCGTTGCACTGCCTCGATCGCGGTGTAGACACCCGCGGCCCCGGCGATGTCATCGAAACGCTCCCACGCTTTGAGTACTCCATCGGGATTGATCCAGACAACTACTTCGTGAAGGTTGACTCGGAAATCGTGACCAACGACATCCGCGAACCTCGCATCACGAGCGTGGTATCGAACATTGCACGGATTCCCGAAGTGCGCGCCTACCTGGTTGACCTCTTCCGCAGCATCATCGCGGGGAGCGAAAAACCGGGGATTATCGTCGAAGGTCGCGACATCACGACGGTCGTTGCTCCCGACGCTCAGGCGCGAATTCTGCTAACGGCCAGTGAAGAAGCTAGGATGGAACGTCGCGCCGCAGAACTCTCCGGAGAATCGAGCGCGACTACGGCGCAACAACTCAGTTATCGAGATGCGCAGGACTCCAAAGTCGTGGACTTCATGAACGCCGCAGAAGGAGTCATCACAATCGACTCCACCAATCTTGACTTCGATCAAACCGTGACGGCCGTCGCGAGTTTCGTTCGCTCCAGTATGTAA
- a CDS encoding bifunctional hydroxymethylpyrimidine kinase/phosphomethylpyrimidine kinase: MSGVSLGAAVPRVLSIAGSDPSGGAGIQADLKSIAANGGYGMAAITALTAQNTQGVRGVHVPPAEFLREQLDALSDDIAIDAVKIGMLGTVEVVSVVRAWLEAVRPPLIVLDPVMVATSGDRLLDAEAEQALRDLVRECDLVTPNIPELAIIAAEPAAETWPEVLEQAARVSASYGVRVLAKGGHLSGAEAPDALVDARIGNAAVVTEFAGIRIETSNTHGTGCSLSSALATRIAAGGEWAAAVGESKRWLSESIRAGAALQVGGGRGPINHFAGLWERGGVETALTAAEVREQWWAEIASVRAQIDDGAFVRALGNGSLDRGDFVWYLAQDALYLRDYARALAEAARLAPTAAEQAFWASSAEGCIVTELQLHESWSVAGELFAASPSATTTGYLNHLLATAARGDYAVLAAALLPCFWVYHDVGSRLHPLAHAEHPYADWLTTYADDAFTDATEQAITIVTALAADATPPVRDAMLTAFVASTEHEREFFAAAHGISAN; the protein is encoded by the coding sequence GTGAGCGGGGTATCTCTCGGTGCTGCGGTTCCCCGAGTACTGAGCATTGCCGGGAGTGACCCTTCGGGTGGTGCCGGTATTCAAGCTGACCTGAAGTCGATCGCCGCTAACGGTGGCTACGGAATGGCGGCGATCACCGCGTTGACAGCTCAGAACACGCAGGGGGTGCGCGGCGTGCATGTGCCGCCAGCTGAGTTCTTGCGAGAACAGCTGGATGCGCTCAGTGACGACATAGCGATTGACGCCGTGAAGATTGGGATGCTCGGCACCGTCGAGGTCGTGAGTGTCGTGCGGGCGTGGCTTGAGGCTGTGCGGCCTCCGCTGATTGTGCTTGACCCGGTCATGGTCGCCACGAGTGGTGACCGACTGCTGGATGCCGAAGCCGAGCAGGCGCTGCGGGACCTCGTGCGGGAGTGTGACCTTGTCACGCCGAACATTCCTGAGCTCGCGATCATCGCCGCGGAACCCGCCGCTGAGACGTGGCCCGAGGTGCTGGAGCAGGCGGCGCGAGTCTCTGCCTCCTACGGGGTGCGCGTACTCGCCAAGGGCGGACACTTGAGTGGGGCAGAGGCTCCGGATGCGCTAGTGGATGCTCGTATCGGGAACGCAGCTGTCGTGACTGAGTTTGCCGGCATCCGCATAGAGACCAGCAACACCCACGGAACCGGATGTTCGCTGTCGAGTGCGCTCGCGACACGGATAGCGGCCGGCGGTGAGTGGGCTGCCGCTGTGGGGGAGTCGAAGCGGTGGTTGAGCGAGAGCATCCGTGCCGGTGCGGCGTTGCAGGTCGGTGGCGGGCGTGGTCCGATTAACCACTTTGCCGGGTTGTGGGAGCGCGGAGGTGTCGAGACGGCGCTGACCGCGGCTGAGGTGCGCGAGCAGTGGTGGGCGGAGATTGCGTCGGTGCGCGCTCAGATCGATGATGGTGCCTTTGTGCGGGCGCTGGGTAACGGTTCCCTCGACCGGGGTGACTTCGTCTGGTACCTGGCTCAGGATGCGCTCTATCTGCGCGATTATGCGCGGGCGCTCGCCGAAGCTGCCCGACTGGCACCCACGGCGGCGGAACAAGCGTTCTGGGCTTCAAGTGCCGAGGGGTGCATCGTGACGGAACTGCAGTTGCACGAGTCGTGGTCTGTGGCCGGTGAGCTGTTCGCGGCTTCGCCCAGTGCGACCACCACCGGATACCTGAACCACCTGTTGGCGACGGCTGCCCGAGGTGACTATGCCGTGCTCGCTGCGGCCCTGTTGCCGTGCTTCTGGGTCTACCACGACGTCGGTTCGCGCCTGCACCCGCTGGCGCATGCTGAGCATCCCTACGCAGACTGGTTGACGACCTATGCCGACGATGCGTTCACGGATGCCACGGAGCAAGCCATCACGATAGTGACGGCGCTCGCGGCAGACGCCACCCCGCCGGTTCGGGATGCGATGCTGACGGCTTTTGTGGCATCGACGGAGCACGAACGCGAGTTCTTCGCCGCCGCGCACGGCATCTCAGCGAACTGA
- the thiM gene encoding hydroxyethylthiazole kinase, whose product MSRTPPNLLTATQEALEAVRSTSPLVQCITNSVVVGFTANALLAVGAAPAMVDIPEEAGMFAGVASGVLINLGTCREEQRAAALEAAPAANAAGTPWVLDPVAIGALPVRTPLAYRLRDLGPSIVRGNASEILALAELGAGGRGVDSTSSVDEALTAAQVVARVTGGAVAVSGATDMVTDGVSVVRLSNGHPVLTKVTGGGCALGAMMAAFAAVTPDELTAAVAATSVYTVAADLAAERSALPGSFAVALLDALSEVSVDDIAARAVIA is encoded by the coding sequence ATGTCGCGTACGCCACCAAACTTACTGACCGCCACTCAAGAAGCACTCGAGGCGGTGAGATCGACGTCGCCGCTCGTGCAGTGCATCACCAATAGCGTGGTGGTTGGCTTCACCGCCAATGCGCTGCTTGCGGTGGGGGCTGCACCGGCGATGGTGGATATTCCCGAAGAGGCAGGGATGTTTGCCGGAGTTGCATCCGGGGTGCTCATCAACTTGGGTACCTGTCGCGAAGAACAGCGTGCTGCCGCGCTCGAAGCTGCACCGGCCGCTAATGCTGCCGGAACGCCGTGGGTGCTCGACCCGGTTGCCATTGGGGCGCTGCCGGTGCGCACGCCCCTCGCGTATCGCTTGCGTGACCTCGGGCCTTCGATCGTTCGGGGCAATGCTTCAGAGATTCTGGCGCTCGCCGAGCTCGGTGCCGGTGGCCGTGGTGTTGATAGTACGAGCAGTGTCGATGAAGCCCTCACCGCCGCACAGGTTGTTGCCCGCGTGACGGGAGGTGCTGTGGCGGTGTCGGGAGCGACCGACATGGTGACCGATGGCGTGAGTGTTGTGAGGCTGTCGAACGGGCATCCGGTGCTGACGAAGGTGACCGGCGGTGGCTGTGCGCTCGGCGCGATGATGGCGGCGTTTGCTGCGGTAACTCCGGATGAGCTGACGGCGGCTGTGGCTGCGACGAGCGTGTACACGGTGGCGGCTGATCTCGCGGCCGAACGTTCGGCGCTGCCGGGAAGCTTTGCGGTTGCCCTGCTGGATGCTCTGAGCGAAGTATCGGTTGACGATATTGCAGCACGGGCGGTAATCGCATGA
- a CDS encoding MDR family MFS transporter yields MTSTAPITGNISLPAATTAVTGSAVDNSGRNRLVIALMLAATFVVFLNETSLVVAIPRIMEDLSIQPSTAQWLSTSFMLTMAVVIPITGFLIQRFSTRSIFIAAMSFFTLGTLLGAVAPTFAVLIIGRVIQASGTAMMLPLLMTTVMTLVPPATRGKTMGNVSIVMSMAPAVGPTVAGLVLAVFDWRWVFIVMIPISVIALVLGITKVKNVTEPTKASIDMLSVILSAVAFSGLIYGLSSLGESASGDVLIAPAIPIVAGAISLALFIMRQLKLQKTDRALLDLRTFAAPGFAISIGLMTVMMAALFGTIILLPMFTQDVLGLEPIQSGLLVLPGSLVMGLLGPIVGRLYDKVGPRPLMIPGAILVSASLWSFTLLSETSSPFMVVAIHIPMSIGLAFMFTPLFTSALGSLKPHLYSHGSATIGTVQQLAGAAGTALFIALLTVQSVSLASEGATETVALAGGVRLAFMAGGIISLFAIVATFFVKRNASELEPGTAPAGH; encoded by the coding sequence ATGACCAGCACGGCGCCGATTACCGGCAACATTTCGCTCCCCGCAGCCACTACGGCTGTCACCGGCAGCGCTGTAGATAACAGCGGTCGCAACCGTCTCGTCATTGCGCTCATGCTCGCGGCCACCTTCGTGGTGTTCCTCAACGAGACGTCCTTAGTCGTGGCGATCCCCCGCATTATGGAAGACCTCAGCATTCAGCCGAGCACCGCTCAGTGGCTGTCGACGTCGTTCATGCTCACGATGGCGGTAGTGATTCCAATTACTGGATTCCTCATCCAGCGCTTCTCGACGCGCTCGATCTTTATCGCCGCTATGTCATTCTTCACCTTGGGTACGTTGCTGGGCGCTGTTGCTCCCACATTTGCTGTGCTCATCATCGGCCGCGTCATTCAGGCTTCCGGCACCGCAATGATGCTCCCGCTGCTCATGACAACAGTCATGACTCTCGTGCCCCCGGCTACTCGCGGCAAGACCATGGGTAACGTCTCCATCGTCATGTCGATGGCTCCCGCCGTCGGCCCGACTGTTGCCGGTCTCGTCTTGGCCGTCTTCGACTGGCGCTGGGTCTTCATCGTGATGATCCCTATCTCTGTCATCGCCCTCGTGCTCGGCATCACTAAAGTCAAGAACGTCACTGAGCCAACCAAGGCATCGATCGATATGCTGTCGGTCATCCTTTCTGCAGTCGCGTTCTCCGGACTCATCTACGGACTCTCCAGCCTCGGAGAATCTGCCAGCGGCGACGTACTCATCGCCCCGGCAATCCCCATCGTTGCCGGTGCCATCAGCTTGGCGCTGTTCATCATGCGCCAGCTCAAACTACAGAAAACCGATCGCGCACTGCTCGATCTCCGCACCTTCGCGGCTCCTGGCTTTGCAATCTCGATCGGCCTCATGACGGTCATGATGGCTGCCCTCTTCGGCACCATCATCCTGCTGCCCATGTTCACTCAAGATGTGCTCGGGCTCGAACCCATCCAGAGTGGCTTGCTCGTGCTGCCTGGCAGCCTCGTCATGGGGCTACTCGGGCCTATCGTCGGTCGCCTCTACGACAAGGTTGGCCCACGCCCCCTGATGATCCCCGGCGCCATTCTCGTGAGCGCTTCGCTGTGGAGCTTCACACTGCTCTCCGAAACCAGCTCGCCGTTCATGGTTGTCGCCATCCACATCCCCATGAGCATCGGCCTCGCGTTCATGTTCACGCCGCTGTTCACCTCAGCGCTTGGCTCCCTCAAGCCGCACCTGTACTCGCACGGCAGCGCCACCATCGGCACCGTGCAGCAACTCGCTGGTGCGGCAGGAACCGCGCTGTTCATCGCGCTGCTCACCGTGCAGTCGGTCTCCCTAGCGTCCGAGGGCGCAACCGAGACTGTCGCCCTCGCCGGCGGCGTGCGCCTCGCCTTCATGGCCGGTGGCATCATCTCGCTCTTCGCGATCGTCGCCACCTTCTTCGTGAAGCGCAACGCCTCCGAGCTGGAGCCGGGCACAGCACCAGCCGGTCACTAG
- a CDS encoding IS481 family transposase, translating to MSKQRLVITAVLAGQSQSDVARRYGVSQGWISKLMTRWRLEGEAAFEPRSRRPHTSPTATPAAVIDLVTALRQRLDNAGLDAGADTIGWHLTHTHQITLNRATIHRILTRHGLVEAEPQKRPKSSYLHFAAEQPNECWQSDFTHYRLSTATVEPGADTEIITWLDDHSRYALHLSTHHRVTAVIVLNTFTQTAQKHGYPASTLTDNGMVYTVRLAGGKNSGGRTSLEAELFRRGIIQKNGSPHHPQTQGKVERFQQTLKKWLRAQTQQPTTLTELQLLLDKFADEYNQRRPHRSLEHRATPAVAYTTSIKATPNNTPRDDSHHRVRHDRIDKSGTVSLRVAGHLRHIGVGRTHAGTHVTLLIQELDVTIINAATGEILRELIIDLNRDYQPAGTKK from the coding sequence ATGAGCAAACAGCGCCTCGTGATCACCGCCGTTCTTGCCGGACAAAGCCAGTCCGACGTCGCCCGTCGCTACGGCGTCTCTCAGGGCTGGATCTCGAAACTCATGACCCGCTGGCGGCTCGAGGGCGAGGCCGCATTCGAGCCCCGATCCCGGCGTCCTCACACCAGCCCCACCGCAACACCCGCGGCGGTCATCGACCTCGTGACGGCCCTGCGACAACGACTCGACAACGCTGGTTTGGATGCCGGCGCTGACACCATCGGCTGGCACCTGACCCACACCCACCAGATCACCCTGAACCGCGCCACCATCCACCGCATCCTCACGCGGCACGGGTTGGTCGAGGCCGAACCACAGAAACGTCCGAAGAGTTCCTACCTGCATTTCGCCGCCGAGCAACCCAACGAGTGTTGGCAGTCCGACTTCACCCACTACCGCCTCAGCACCGCTACCGTGGAACCAGGCGCCGATACCGAGATCATTACCTGGCTCGATGACCACTCCCGTTACGCGTTGCACCTCTCCACACACCACCGCGTGACCGCGGTGATCGTGTTGAACACGTTCACCCAGACCGCTCAGAAGCACGGTTATCCGGCCTCAACGCTGACCGATAACGGAATGGTTTACACCGTGCGTCTGGCAGGCGGCAAGAACAGTGGCGGCCGCACCAGCCTGGAAGCAGAACTCTTCCGCCGCGGGATCATCCAAAAGAACGGCTCGCCCCATCACCCGCAAACCCAAGGCAAAGTCGAACGCTTTCAACAAACCCTGAAGAAATGGTTGCGAGCCCAAACCCAGCAACCGACCACGCTCACCGAGCTGCAACTACTGCTGGACAAGTTCGCAGACGAATACAACCAGCGGCGCCCACACCGATCACTCGAGCACCGCGCAACACCAGCGGTGGCCTACACAACCAGCATCAAAGCCACACCCAACAACACCCCACGTGATGATTCCCACCACCGCGTTCGCCACGACCGCATCGACAAATCAGGCACCGTCAGCCTTCGCGTTGCCGGCCACCTGCGCCACATCGGCGTCGGCCGAACCCACGCCGGAACCCACGTGACCCTGCTCATCCAAGAACTTGACGTCACCATCATCAACGCCGCCACCGGAGAGATCCTGCGGGAGCTCATTATTGACCTCAACCGCGACTATCAACCCGCCGGCACAAAAAAATAA
- the thiE gene encoding thiamine phosphate synthase, whose protein sequence is MSGFRENFDLSTYLVTDSAQAKAAGHDLVDLVYEAVTGGVTCVQLREKDMPAREFLDLVLRVSTAVARKVPVLVNDRVDVYLAAREMGAKVAGVHVGQHDLPSGSVRALVGPHAIVGLSAATEDQLYEASVGSAGVDYVGIGALHPTTSKKDAPEQLGHARMAELLALSALPAVAIGGVGPDDLAQLRAGGAAGAAVVSAICGAADPREAARVLAAAWAGEGREGVGVGGAGFGGAGVGGAGAYTEFGADDEGEDA, encoded by the coding sequence ATGAGCGGCTTCCGGGAGAACTTTGACCTCTCAACTTATTTGGTGACTGACTCGGCCCAGGCGAAAGCTGCCGGTCACGACCTCGTAGATCTCGTCTATGAAGCTGTCACCGGGGGAGTGACGTGCGTGCAGCTTCGCGAGAAGGACATGCCCGCCCGCGAGTTCCTTGATCTGGTGCTGCGAGTGTCTACGGCGGTGGCGCGCAAGGTTCCCGTGCTCGTCAATGACCGGGTCGACGTATATCTCGCTGCGCGCGAGATGGGAGCAAAGGTTGCTGGCGTGCATGTTGGCCAGCATGACCTGCCCTCAGGATCCGTTCGTGCTCTCGTCGGCCCGCACGCGATCGTCGGGCTCAGCGCTGCGACCGAAGATCAGCTGTATGAAGCGAGTGTGGGCTCGGCCGGTGTCGACTATGTCGGTATTGGCGCGCTGCACCCCACCACGAGCAAGAAAGATGCCCCCGAACAGTTAGGCCACGCCCGAATGGCGGAGCTCCTGGCGCTCAGTGCGCTGCCTGCCGTTGCTATCGGTGGAGTGGGACCGGATGACCTGGCCCAGCTGCGTGCTGGCGGTGCCGCTGGCGCTGCCGTGGTGTCCGCGATTTGTGGTGCTGCTGATCCGCGGGAGGCGGCACGAGTGCTTGCCGCGGCTTGGGCTGGAGAGGGTCGTGAAGGAGTGGGCGTGGGCGGAGCAGGATTCGGTGGTGCCGGAGTGGGCGGCGCCGGAGCCTATACCGAATTCGGTGCCGACGACGAGGGGGAAGACGCGTGA